The Methanoplanus sp. FWC-SCC4 genome has a window encoding:
- a CDS encoding DUF126 domain-containing protein: protein MSFTIKGRGISKGEGKGALLVSPEPISFLSGVDPETGIVIEKGHFLEGKSIAGKVLAFPYGKGSTVGSYVMYALKRNNKAPAAIINEEAETIIATGAIIADIPMVDKPQKSLLDMADGTSVSVDGNTGEIIVE, encoded by the coding sequence ATGTCTTTTACAATTAAGGGTAGAGGTATTTCAAAAGGTGAAGGTAAAGGTGCTCTTCTGGTCAGCCCTGAGCCTATATCCTTTCTGTCCGGCGTAGATCCCGAGACGGGGATAGTAATAGAAAAAGGACATTTTCTGGAAGGAAAATCTATTGCAGGGAAAGTACTTGCTTTTCCTTACGGCAAAGGGTCAACGGTTGGTTCTTATGTCATGTATGCCCTTAAAAGAAACAATAAAGCTCCTGCTGCAATAATCAATGAAGAAGCCGAAACTATCATTGCAACAGGGGCAATAATTGCCGACATTCCAATGGTTGACAAACCACAGAAGTCTCTTTTGGATATGGCTGACGGTACAAGTGTATCAGTTGACGGAAATACCGGTGAGATAATAGTAGAATGA
- a CDS encoding TIGR04084 family radical SAM/SPASM domain-containing protein has protein sequence MHYFVLLTDDCNLNCSYCRGKIFEVPDFDFQSIDIDETLPCEASFNPGTLYSFLSKDEEAVLTFYGGEPLLRDDLIKEMMDNAPVKDFMIHTNGTLLNLLPSSYINRFRSIFVSIDGNRSLTDMCRGAGTYERIINNLVDISKNGYKGEIIGRMTVTENTDIYESVRFLSSNDDFSFSSIHWQIDGNFWNDYSLRENFSRWVHDTYNPGISMLIRYWVNVMEEEGRVLMWYPFVGTMGDLLSGYKKSPLRCGSGFANYSIMQDGSIAPCPCMAGMKDHYCGHIDTSSPCTAKKECISGECLKCDILDFCGGRCLYSNITRPWPDEGRRAVYETVKNLKNCIESELPRVKGLIEEGVVSPESFEYIKYNGCEIIP, from the coding sequence TTGCATTACTTCGTTTTACTTACTGATGACTGTAATTTGAACTGTTCATACTGTCGGGGAAAAATTTTTGAAGTACCTGACTTTGATTTTCAGAGTATCGACATTGACGAAACTCTTCCCTGTGAAGCCAGCTTCAATCCCGGGACACTATATTCCTTTCTTTCAAAGGATGAAGAAGCGGTTTTAACATTTTACGGAGGAGAACCCCTCTTAAGAGACGATCTCATAAAAGAGATGATGGACAACGCACCGGTAAAGGATTTTATGATACATACAAACGGGACCCTTTTAAACCTTCTTCCATCATCGTATATCAACCGTTTCAGGTCAATATTCGTCTCAATAGATGGTAACAGGTCTCTAACCGACATGTGCAGGGGAGCCGGCACTTATGAAAGGATAATAAATAATCTTGTAGATATTTCAAAAAATGGCTATAAGGGTGAAATTATCGGGAGAATGACTGTCACGGAAAATACGGATATATACGAATCTGTGAGGTTTCTATCTTCAAACGATGATTTTTCTTTTTCTTCTATTCACTGGCAGATTGACGGAAACTTCTGGAATGATTATTCTCTCAGGGAAAATTTTTCCAGATGGGTACATGATACGTATAATCCCGGGATATCAATGCTTATCAGGTACTGGGTAAATGTGATGGAAGAAGAAGGCAGGGTTTTAATGTGGTATCCATTCGTTGGAACTATGGGTGACCTGTTATCCGGCTATAAGAAATCACCTCTTAGATGCGGGAGCGGATTTGCGAATTATAGTATTATGCAGGATGGGAGTATTGCTCCCTGTCCCTGTATGGCAGGCATGAAAGATCACTATTGCGGACATATAGATACGTCTTCCCCCTGTACAGCTAAAAAAGAGTGCATCTCAGGAGAGTGTCTCAAATGTGATATTCTGGATTTTTGCGGAGGCAGATGTCTTTATTCAAATATTACCCGGCCATGGCCTGATGAAGGCAGAAGGGCAGTATATGAGACTGTAAAAAATCTGAAAAATTGCATTGAGTCGGAACTTCCAAGGGTAAAAGGGCTGATTGAGGAAGGGGTTGTTTCGCCGGAATCCTTTGAGTATATAAAATACAATGGCTGTGAGATAATTCCATAA
- a CDS encoding proteasome-activating nucleotidase yields the protein MPEGRKPESDSNTEEVTRYLLDRISSLENRNIELREENRQVESEKKFLESQKTRYEREIRKLKGEIEKLRSPPLIIGKITDVAGDNRYVVQSSAGPVFMVRASGFIEPEDLKAGVRCTLNQQSLAIVDLLPQTFDSQVYGMEVEDPPVENYSDIGGLEDQILEIKEAVELPLCKPELFEKVGISPPRGVLLHGPPGTGKTLLARAVAHETNAKFLRVVGSELVQKYIGEGARLVRELFELAKRDAPSIIFIDEIDAIGAQRTESLTSGDREVQRTLMQLLADLDGFKNRGDVKIIGATNRIDILDPALLRPGRFDRMIEIPEPDVDGRYAILKIHSKNMSLGESIYLENIAELTERMNGSDLKSICTEAGMFAIRDDRDTIEMADFVMAIDKVRHNQKGSVSELSDGAMFA from the coding sequence ATGCCAGAAGGCCGAAAACCCGAATCAGATTCAAACACTGAAGAAGTTACAAGATATCTTCTTGACAGAATTTCCAGTTTGGAAAACAGGAATATAGAACTTAGAGAAGAGAACAGACAGGTTGAATCTGAGAAAAAGTTTTTGGAGAGTCAGAAAACCCGCTATGAGAGAGAGATCCGAAAACTCAAAGGTGAAATTGAGAAATTAAGGAGTCCTCCTTTAATAATCGGAAAAATAACCGATGTTGCCGGTGATAACAGGTATGTTGTCCAGTCAAGCGCAGGTCCTGTATTTATGGTACGTGCATCCGGTTTTATTGAGCCTGAAGACTTAAAAGCCGGAGTCAGGTGTACTCTTAATCAGCAGTCCCTGGCAATAGTTGACCTGCTGCCTCAGACTTTTGATTCCCAGGTTTACGGGATGGAAGTGGAAGATCCACCTGTTGAAAATTATTCTGATATAGGAGGGCTTGAAGATCAGATTCTGGAGATTAAGGAAGCTGTTGAGCTCCCGCTTTGCAAGCCTGAACTGTTTGAAAAAGTCGGAATTTCCCCGCCCCGCGGTGTATTGCTTCACGGCCCCCCTGGTACCGGCAAAACTCTTCTTGCAAGAGCCGTTGCGCATGAAACCAATGCCAAATTTTTAAGGGTTGTTGGTTCAGAACTTGTCCAGAAATATATTGGTGAAGGTGCAAGACTTGTCAGGGAGCTTTTTGAACTTGCAAAGAGGGATGCTCCATCAATAATATTTATTGATGAAATAGATGCAATCGGGGCGCAGAGGACAGAAAGCCTCACCTCGGGAGATCGCGAAGTTCAAAGGACACTTATGCAGCTTTTGGCGGATCTGGACGGCTTTAAGAACCGTGGCGATGTAAAAATAATCGGTGCCACCAACAGAATTGATATTCTCGACCCGGCGCTTCTAAGGCCCGGCAGGTTTGACAGAATGATTGAGATACCAGAACCCGATGTTGACGGAAGGTATGCAATTTTAAAAATTCATTCAAAAAACATGAGCCTTGGAGAAAGTATTTATCTGGAAAATATTGCTGAGCTGACTGAAAGAATGAATGGTTCAGATCTCAAATCAATATGCACAGAGGCCGGAATGTTTGCCATTCGAGATGACAGGGATACAATAGAAATGGCCGACTTTGTAATGGCAATTGATAAAGTCAGGCATAATCAAAAGGGCAGTGTAAGTGAACTTTCAGACGGAGCAATGTTCGCCTGA
- a CDS encoding multiprotein bridging factor aMBF1, which produces MSECEVCGEIIRGKSILVSIGGAKMRVCQKCSKLGTEIQQPGINARNQNIGKISRVSAPGMTPAPKKRTRDVFDLMDGEIIEDFSERIREARISRNLSQKELALKIKEKEGLIKKIEKGMIPEDNVRKKLESELEINLLESMESSQDTGKTGHITPTLGDVMKIKRNK; this is translated from the coding sequence ATGTCAGAATGTGAGGTTTGCGGGGAAATTATCCGCGGAAAATCAATTCTAGTTTCAATTGGCGGTGCAAAAATGCGGGTATGCCAAAAATGCTCCAAACTGGGCACAGAAATACAGCAACCCGGAATAAATGCCCGAAACCAGAATATAGGGAAAATATCAAGAGTTTCTGCCCCAGGTATGACACCTGCACCAAAAAAACGTACACGCGATGTGTTTGACTTAATGGATGGTGAAATAATTGAAGACTTCAGCGAACGCATCCGTGAAGCACGTATCAGCAGAAATCTGTCACAAAAAGAACTTGCACTTAAAATCAAAGAAAAAGAGGGACTTATAAAAAAGATTGAAAAAGGAATGATTCCTGAAGACAATGTCAGAAAAAAACTGGAATCCGAACTTGAAATAAACCTTCTTGAGTCTATGGAATCAAGTCAGGATACCGGAAAAACCGGCCATATTACCCCTACTCTGGGCGATGTGATGAAAATCAAGAGAAATAAATGA
- a CDS encoding TIGR04013 family B12-binding domain/radical SAM domain-containing protein produces MKVNWRNIKWARNSYAVLYAACEKNNITLNPVDHPEDDVTLYSLNSINAGQYLDEMKDAGCITIAGGPHPSARYEDILNYADYVIVGEGEHTLPALLKAIENNSPVLPRGVATKGQYIKCDKCVFLDAYEPFTRVKGYIEVSRGCPFGCGYCQTPRLFGGHMRHRSIDAIVRASEAYSDVRFLTPNALSYGSRDGRKPAFEKLKKLLGSFDRDKNLYLGTFPSEVRPEFVTDESAEIIVDFCKNKKLHFGAQSGSERVLKAINRGHTTEDVINAVEKCKDYGIFPIVDYIVGLPGETKEDQKETIEQIKWVCRFGKVHAHYFTPLPGTPLADEKPAPLIPEIEKTLGRLSLAGRATGSWMNAELRFFTKNKNQ; encoded by the coding sequence ATGAAGGTTAACTGGAGAAACATAAAATGGGCCAGGAATTCCTATGCAGTTTTGTATGCTGCATGTGAGAAGAACAATATTACATTAAATCCGGTTGACCATCCTGAAGATGATGTTACCTTATACAGTCTTAATTCAATTAATGCCGGTCAGTATCTTGATGAGATGAAAGATGCCGGGTGTATTACAATAGCCGGAGGGCCTCATCCTTCGGCCAGATATGAAGATATCCTGAATTATGCTGACTATGTTATTGTTGGTGAGGGTGAACATACTCTTCCTGCTCTTTTAAAGGCAATTGAGAATAATTCCCCTGTTCTTCCAAGAGGTGTGGCAACAAAGGGACAATACATAAAATGTGACAAATGCGTATTTCTTGATGCCTATGAACCGTTTACCAGGGTGAAAGGTTACATAGAAGTTTCCCGTGGTTGTCCTTTCGGGTGCGGCTACTGTCAGACCCCTCGTCTTTTCGGAGGTCACATGAGGCACCGGTCAATTGATGCAATAGTCAGGGCATCTGAGGCTTACAGTGATGTTCGTTTTTTGACACCGAATGCACTTTCCTATGGTTCGCGTGATGGAAGAAAACCGGCATTTGAAAAACTAAAAAAACTCCTTGGAAGTTTTGACAGGGATAAAAATCTCTATCTGGGTACTTTTCCAAGTGAGGTAAGGCCTGAATTTGTTACGGATGAATCTGCAGAGATAATTGTTGATTTCTGCAAAAACAAAAAACTGCATTTTGGTGCGCAATCAGGCAGTGAAAGGGTATTAAAAGCAATAAACCGTGGCCATACAACTGAAGATGTCATAAATGCGGTAGAAAAATGCAAAGATTATGGGATATTTCCAATAGTTGACTATATAGTAGGTCTTCCTGGTGAAACAAAAGAGGATCAAAAAGAAACCATTGAGCAGATAAAATGGGTTTGCAGGTTTGGAAAGGTGCATGCCCATTATTTTACGCCGCTCCCCGGTACCCCTCTTGCAGATGAAAAACCTGCGCCCCTGATTCCTGAAATTGAAAAAACTCTTGGGAGGCTTTCACTTGCAGGCCGTGCAACAGGTTCGTGGATGAATGCTGAGTTAAGATTTTTTACAAAGAACAAAAATCAATAA
- a CDS encoding CBS domain-containing protein, with translation MHIPDSVEIRDKRVELGLTQAEVAEKAGLSQSMIARIESGTVDPRVSTLRKIVEVLQRAQSSMITAADMMKSPVISVQAKETVASTVSIMENYGISQIPVLDMGVPVGCISESAIINAMDEGRIQKIQSQVVSDFMEEGFPTIPKSTDMDTIIHMLHNHHAILVVDKGIVEGVITKHDLIAIISR, from the coding sequence ATGCACATTCCTGATTCCGTAGAAATAAGGGACAAAAGAGTTGAACTCGGTCTTACCCAGGCAGAGGTTGCTGAAAAGGCCGGATTAAGCCAGTCAATGATTGCAAGAATAGAATCTGGCACTGTTGATCCAAGGGTGAGCACACTTAGAAAAATTGTTGAAGTTCTTCAGCGTGCCCAGAGTTCGATGATTACAGCGGCAGATATGATGAAAAGTCCGGTAATAAGTGTTCAGGCAAAAGAGACTGTTGCAAGTACTGTTTCAATAATGGAAAATTACGGTATATCACAGATTCCTGTACTGGATATGGGAGTGCCTGTAGGCTGTATTTCCGAATCTGCGATAATAAATGCGATGGATGAGGGCAGAATCCAGAAAATACAGTCTCAGGTTGTTTCTGATTTTATGGAGGAGGGTTTTCCAACGATTCCTAAATCTACTGATATGGATACGATAATACATATGCTTCATAATCATCATGCGATTCTTGTTGTTGATAAGGGAATTGTGGAAGGCGTTATCACAAAACATGACCTGATTGCAATTATTTCAAGATAA
- the tpiA gene encoding triose-phosphate isomerase yields the protein MPEKFPTIIINFKAYKEGYGHRAHSIAQAALNVSMESGVLIGIAPGYMDIHPMSNHYNLPVYAQHIDAINPGAHTGHILAGAVREAGATGTLINHSERRLTLADISGSVKAAKEANLQTIVCTNDILTSAAAASFSPDFIAIEPPELIGSGISVATADPEIIENSVTAVKEKNSSIRVLAGAGISTGECVKRAIELGADGVLLASGVVKADDPEKVLRSLVSKI from the coding sequence ATGCCTGAAAAATTCCCTACAATAATAATTAATTTTAAGGCATACAAGGAAGGTTACGGTCACAGGGCACACAGTATTGCACAGGCTGCCTTAAATGTATCAATGGAATCAGGAGTATTGATAGGAATTGCTCCGGGGTATATGGATATTCACCCTATGTCAAATCACTACAATCTTCCGGTCTATGCCCAACACATAGATGCAATAAATCCCGGTGCACACACAGGCCACATTCTTGCAGGCGCTGTGCGTGAAGCAGGGGCAACCGGCACTCTCATTAATCACTCGGAGAGGCGTCTCACACTTGCGGATATTTCCGGATCTGTAAAGGCAGCAAAAGAAGCAAATCTTCAGACAATCGTCTGCACAAATGATATTTTGACAAGTGCAGCAGCAGCATCCTTTTCACCGGATTTTATTGCAATAGAACCTCCCGAACTTATCGGAAGCGGCATATCTGTTGCAACGGCAGATCCTGAAATTATTGAGAATTCAGTCACTGCAGTGAAAGAAAAAAACAGCAGTATAAGGGTTCTTGCAGGTGCAGGCATAAGCACAGGAGAATGCGTTAAAAGGGCAATTGAACTTGGTGCAGACGGTGTACTACTAGCATCAGGTGTTGTTAAGGCAGATGATCCTGAAAAGGTATTAAGATCACTTGTATCAAAAATATAA
- a CDS encoding DUF5804 family protein: MNLLFVQKEGVLLYKTLVSSETSRNILRFYKPKETEYGIIIENATLGSALSLVSELKWYIRRYVSEILYEISPELYCSHKFALEIYERDIKLGETWDFSKLIGIKENIISDEIWMESHSSKEDYPDFVDSNDIVFEVWCSESEKE; the protein is encoded by the coding sequence ATGAATCTTCTGTTTGTTCAAAAGGAAGGTGTTTTGTTATACAAAACACTTGTTTCATCTGAGACAAGCAGAAATATTCTCCGTTTTTACAAACCAAAAGAAACAGAATACGGGATAATAATTGAAAATGCCACTTTGGGTAGTGCATTATCCCTTGTATCAGAGCTTAAATGGTACATCAGGCGTTATGTTTCCGAGATCCTTTATGAGATATCACCCGAACTTTACTGTTCACACAAATTTGCTCTTGAGATATATGAGCGTGACATTAAATTGGGTGAAACATGGGATTTCTCCAAATTAATTGGAATAAAAGAGAATATCATCTCTGATGAGATCTGGATGGAATCACATTCTTCAAAAGAGGATTATCCGGATTTTGTAGATTCCAATGATATTGTTTTTGAAGTCTGGTGCAGCGAATCTGAAAAGGAGTAG
- a CDS encoding proteasome-activating nucleotidase, producing MDETIFNNPDEDNISKPRIQELNEQVQDLRMKVEVLNREVSRLEKDNAQLKKENNQLKRPPLFVAAVVDILESGEVYLRQQGNNQEYITHSLEALQGQLRPGMKVAVNNALSIVKIIGNTFDTRVRVMELEESPNVSFKNVGGLKEEIEEVREAVEYPLTKPEVFERIGVEPPKGILLYGPPGTGKTLIAKAVANQANATFIRMSGSELVHKFIGEGAQLVRDLFTLARERSPAIVFIDEIDSIGSMRTQDGTSGSAEVQRTLMQLLAEMDGFDNRGNVRIMAATNRVDMLDPALLRPGRFDRILEVSLPDESARLEILKIHSSKLNMKNVDLLDLVKLTENTTGAEIQAICREAGMIAVRKDLNYVTMKNFEDAVLKVRKKNKTEDIMYI from the coding sequence ATGGATGAGACCATCTTCAATAATCCGGATGAAGATAATATTTCAAAGCCCCGGATTCAGGAATTAAACGAACAGGTCCAGGACCTGAGGATGAAGGTCGAAGTCCTCAACAGAGAAGTGAGCCGCCTTGAAAAAGATAATGCTCAGCTTAAAAAAGAAAATAACCAACTCAAGCGTCCTCCACTCTTTGTTGCAGCAGTAGTCGACATTCTTGAAAGCGGCGAAGTTTACCTGCGTCAGCAGGGAAACAATCAGGAATATATTACACATTCTCTTGAAGCACTTCAGGGTCAGTTAAGGCCCGGAATGAAAGTCGCCGTCAATAACGCTTTATCAATCGTGAAAATTATTGGCAATACCTTCGATACAAGGGTACGGGTAATGGAACTCGAGGAGTCACCAAATGTATCCTTTAAAAATGTTGGAGGTCTCAAAGAAGAGATTGAAGAAGTAAGAGAAGCAGTTGAATATCCTCTGACAAAACCGGAGGTATTCGAAAGAATAGGAGTTGAACCTCCAAAAGGAATTCTGCTGTACGGACCTCCCGGAACAGGAAAAACCCTTATTGCAAAGGCAGTTGCAAACCAGGCAAACGCCACATTCATAAGGATGTCGGGAAGTGAACTTGTGCATAAGTTCATTGGTGAAGGCGCACAGCTTGTCAGGGATCTCTTTACACTCGCCCGTGAAAGAAGCCCGGCAATTGTCTTCATAGACGAAATAGATTCAATAGGAAGTATGCGTACTCAGGATGGCACTTCAGGAAGTGCTGAAGTACAGAGAACATTAATGCAGCTGCTTGCAGAGATGGACGGTTTTGACAACCGCGGAAATGTCAGGATAATGGCAGCCACAAACCGTGTTGACATGCTTGACCCCGCACTCCTTCGTCCGGGAAGATTTGACAGGATTTTGGAAGTATCACTCCCTGATGAAAGTGCAAGACTTGAAATCCTCAAGATTCACTCTTCAAAACTTAACATGAAGAACGTGGATCTCCTGGATCTTGTCAAATTAACAGAAAATACCACAGGGGCGGAAATTCAGGCAATATGCCGTGAGGCAGGAATGATTGCAGTCAGAAAAGACCTGAATTATGTCACAATGAAAAACTTTGAAGATGCCGTCTTAAAGGTAAGAAAGAAAAACAAAACTGAAGATATAATGTATATCTGA
- the cyaB gene encoding class IV adenylate cyclase gives MLEVEAKIKVNSHLPIKELLVNKKAESLGKSVQKDMYFNAPDRDFAKTDEALRIRVTDDNTEITYKGPKLKGSSAKAREEFNISFNDPETLEKILLRLGYRKSETVIKTREEYRFMGTTIALDDISGIGTFVEIEVVTDDNENALSLIEKAKNELGIIGDHITKSYLEMVLEKENSI, from the coding sequence ATGCTTGAAGTCGAAGCAAAAATTAAGGTAAACTCACATCTTCCGATAAAGGAGTTATTAGTGAATAAAAAGGCAGAATCTCTTGGTAAAAGCGTCCAAAAGGACATGTACTTCAATGCCCCGGACAGAGACTTTGCAAAAACAGATGAGGCACTTCGCATAAGGGTAACAGATGATAATACGGAAATCACATATAAAGGGCCAAAACTAAAGGGAAGTTCCGCAAAGGCACGAGAGGAGTTCAATATATCTTTTAATGACCCAGAAACCCTTGAAAAAATTCTTCTCAGGCTTGGTTACAGAAAATCAGAGACTGTGATTAAAACAAGAGAGGAATACAGATTCATGGGCACAACAATTGCACTTGACGATATTTCGGGCATCGGAACTTTTGTAGAGATTGAAGTCGTGACAGATGATAATGAAAATGCATTATCCTTAATTGAAAAGGCAAAAAATGAGCTTGGAATTATTGGAGACCATATCACAAAATCATATCTTGAAATGGTACTTGAAAAAGAAAATTCCATATGA
- a CDS encoding mRNA surveillance protein pelota: protein MKAEYGDLKKSFGEIKLFPENIDDLWHLQHLISYGDLSYATTFRSLDSATDKARPEKTEKKPVRLGIRVEKVEFHHNANRLRVSGVIEYGPDTGFYHTLNVEAGHEISVVKNWRQTDLERIERAVKASTTGLIHIITVEEGEAEIFRIRQYGPELVTGIISGTGKREGLNNRQAFFADILDNMLHITGPVVIAGPGFVKDDFMAFANSKNPEVAARCITAETRRIGRGAVQEVIGLGVLDKITEDIQLRREVEAMEELIKRLSSDGNAAYGFSEVSSAVDFGAVEHILVCDRLLRDRKTEEILEKAENMRASVIVLSTEFDPGRQLDALGGIAALLRFAIA from the coding sequence ATGAAGGCTGAATATGGTGATCTGAAAAAATCATTCGGAGAGATTAAACTTTTTCCTGAAAATATCGATGATTTATGGCACCTCCAGCATCTGATTTCCTATGGAGATCTCTCATATGCAACGACTTTCAGAAGTCTTGACAGTGCAACTGACAAGGCAAGACCGGAAAAAACTGAGAAAAAACCTGTAAGACTGGGAATCAGAGTGGAAAAAGTTGAGTTCCACCATAATGCCAACAGGCTGAGAGTTTCAGGGGTAATAGAATACGGCCCGGATACAGGATTTTACCATACTCTTAATGTCGAGGCAGGCCATGAAATCTCGGTTGTCAAAAACTGGAGACAAACAGATCTTGAAAGAATTGAGAGAGCCGTGAAGGCATCCACAACAGGTCTGATTCACATCATCACAGTGGAAGAAGGAGAAGCTGAAATATTCAGGATACGGCAGTACGGCCCTGAGCTTGTAACCGGTATCATAAGCGGCACAGGAAAACGTGAAGGCTTAAATAACCGTCAGGCATTTTTCGCTGATATCCTGGATAATATGCTTCATATTACAGGCCCTGTGGTTATTGCAGGACCGGGGTTTGTTAAGGATGACTTTATGGCCTTTGCAAATTCCAAAAACCCCGAAGTTGCAGCAAGATGCATTACGGCAGAAACACGCCGTATCGGCAGAGGTGCAGTACAGGAAGTAATAGGTCTCGGAGTGCTTGACAAAATAACTGAAGACATACAGCTCAGACGTGAAGTAGAGGCCATGGAAGAACTAATAAAAAGATTATCATCCGATGGAAATGCCGCATACGGATTCTCGGAAGTTTCATCGGCTGTTGACTTTGGTGCGGTTGAGCACATTTTAGTCTGTGACAGACTTCTTCGTGACAGAAAAACCGAAGAGATACTTGAAAAGGCAGAAAATATGCGGGCATCTGTGATTGTTCTCTCAACGGAATTTGATCCGGGCAGACAGCTTGATGCACTCGGAGGAATTGCTGCACTTTTAAGATTTGCAATTGCATGA
- a CDS encoding FKBP-type peptidyl-prolyl cis-trans isomerase, which yields MAIKEGDFVKLNYTGSVEGTIFDTTSEEVAKENGTFSEGKEYKPIVIRVGGNHVIPGLDEDLAGKEAGQEYEIVIPPEKAYGDHDSSLVKSVPTNEFKEKPAVGMRVTADGRQGVVANVVGKRAVIDFNHMLAGQTLNYKYTIEGVVEDSVEQAGAVFDLFVGRELEMSLEDGVLTVILPPGITYDQRYMMGKGMAVHQIFEFVEEINEVVLKESFKRPEKAEPVEEAAEKSEE from the coding sequence ATGGCAATAAAAGAAGGAGATTTTGTCAAACTGAATTATACAGGTTCAGTCGAGGGTACTATATTTGATACTACCTCTGAGGAAGTTGCGAAAGAAAACGGTACATTTTCCGAAGGAAAGGAATACAAGCCTATTGTAATACGCGTAGGTGGAAACCACGTAATCCCCGGACTTGACGAGGATCTTGCCGGAAAAGAAGCCGGACAGGAATATGAAATCGTAATCCCTCCTGAAAAGGCATATGGAGATCACGACTCATCACTTGTAAAGTCTGTTCCAACAAACGAGTTCAAGGAAAAACCTGCAGTCGGAATGCGTGTTACAGCAGACGGACGTCAGGGTGTTGTTGCAAATGTTGTCGGAAAGCGTGCAGTAATTGATTTTAACCACATGCTTGCAGGCCAGACTCTCAACTACAAGTACACCATTGAAGGAGTTGTAGAGGATTCAGTTGAGCAGGCAGGTGCTGTTTTTGACCTCTTTGTAGGACGTGAACTTGAGATGAGCCTTGAAGACGGTGTTTTAACAGTAATTCTCCCTCCGGGCATCACATATGATCAGCGCTACATGATGGGCAAGGGAATGGCTGTTCATCAGATCTTTGAGTTTGTAGAAGAGATCAATGAAGTTGTGTTAAAAGAATCATTCAAGAGGCCTGAAAAAGCAGAGCCTGTTGAAGAAGCAGCTGAAAAATCAGAAGAGTAA
- a CDS encoding metallophosphoesterase family protein, with protein sequence MMKVLVLTDLHGQYGKVGSFMDLGPDMVIISGDLTDMGPLEPVIPMLDEIDVPCFAVPGNCDPKEIIETLEESGAVSLHGSSLTLGKITLVGVGGSNPTPFNTLFELNEEEIDSILTTAEKRVKPNVHNILVSHAPPLGTLDNVGDANVGSSSLKEHMKKYDLICCGHIHDDYGVKEIDGTIVVNPGPAADGRCALVTLGDEAKDIKVELITV encoded by the coding sequence ATGATGAAAGTTCTTGTGCTGACTGATCTTCATGGTCAGTATGGCAAAGTTGGTTCATTTATGGATTTAGGGCCTGACATGGTCATAATTTCCGGTGACCTTACTGATATGGGTCCCCTGGAACCGGTCATCCCGATGCTTGATGAGATAGATGTCCCATGCTTTGCAGTTCCCGGGAACTGTGATCCAAAAGAGATTATTGAAACGCTTGAGGAATCCGGCGCAGTTTCTCTTCATGGCTCTTCGCTGACTTTGGGAAAGATTACGCTTGTCGGAGTCGGAGGCTCAAATCCTACCCCGTTTAACACACTCTTTGAACTGAATGAAGAAGAAATTGATTCAATTCTGACCACGGCGGAAAAAAGAGTAAAACCCAATGTACACAATATTCTTGTTTCTCATGCTCCCCCTCTTGGAACACTTGACAATGTAGGGGATGCAAATGTTGGGAGCAGTTCGCTAAAAGAGCACATGAAAAAATACGATCTCATATGCTGCGGACATATCCATGACGACTACGGAGTAAAAGAGATTGACGGAACAATTGTTGTGAATCCGGGTCCCGCAGCTGATGGCAGGTGTGCCCTTGTAACTCTTGGAGATGAGGCAAAGGACATCAAAGTTGAGCTTATAACAGTCTGA